From a region of the Corythoichthys intestinalis isolate RoL2023-P3 chromosome 7, ASM3026506v1, whole genome shotgun sequence genome:
- the LOC130918409 gene encoding class I histocompatibility antigen, F10 alpha chain-like: MSAGGEKPSDGVPQPANMKAERNVAQAGHGHYEMDSKWHKPLKIIALSAFLLAQMDCAAPNNKYEKQMLSFFLSVNHSLEYITTGSFGIPNFPEYLSVGYVDGVQISHYDSESRTAKAKQEWMKIITAEEPRYWEKQTYMNTVNQDNAKDNIKILQERFNQTGGLHMIQHMFGCQWDDETDQVDGWYHMSYNGEDFIWFDWKQLRWIAVQPQAVVTKHKWDQDEGYNEFLKYYMTEECPSYLEKYVSFGRDVLMRTEPPRVSLLQKTAGSPVTCHATGFYPRTAVLFWRKDGKHLDENVEMDEILPNHDGTFQTSARLVTVDERARYECVFQLDGVREEVITPLNFAKVLSNEHIERRNTAMAIAIPPVLIALAAAIAVVFFVKRKRGKGPLLSDFHVNRHKYGPEEEKGGTGAQGT; the protein is encoded by the exons ATGtcagcaggtggtgaaaaacccTCGGACGGAGTGCCACAACCGGCGAACATGAAAGCAGAGCGCAATGTGGCTCAGGCGGGCCATGGTCATTACGAGATGGACTCAAAATGGCACAAGCCGCTGAAGATAATTGCGCTGTCGGCCTTCTTGCTGGCGCAAATGGACTGCGCCGCGCCTA ATAATAAGTACGAGAAACAGATGCTTTCGTTTTTTCTTTCAGTGAACCACTCGCTGGAGTATATCACAACAGGGTCGTTTGGAATTCCAAACTTCCCAGAGTATTTGAGTGTGGGTTACGTTGACGGGGTTCAGATTTCACACTACGACAGCGAAAGCAGGACAGCAAAAGCCAAACAGGAGTGGATGAAGATCATCACAGCTGAGGAGCCACGCTACTGGGAGAAACAGACATATATGAATACTGTTAATCAGGACAACGCCAAAGACAATATTAAAATTCTTCAAGAGCGCTTCAACCAAACGGGAG GTCTTCACATGATCCAGCACATGTTTGGCTGCCAATGGGACGACGAGACCGACCAGGTGGATGGTTGGTATCACATGAGTTACAACGGAGAGGACTTCATATGGTTCGATTGGAAGCAACTAAGATGGATCGCCGTCCAGCCGCAAGCAGTCGTCACCAAACACAAGTGGGACCAAGATGAAGGCTATAATGAATTCTTGAAGTATTACATGACTGAGGAATGTCCTTCATACTTGGAGAAGTACGTGAGCTTTGGAAGGGACGTCTTAATGAGAACAG AGCCTCCGCGGGTTTCCCTGCTGCAGAAGACGGCGGGGTCGCCGGTCACCTGCCACGCCACCGGTTTCTACCCCAGGACGGCCGTCCTCTTCTGGAGGAAGGACGGCAAGCATCTGGACGAGAACGTGGAAATGGACGAGATCCTCCCCAACCACGACGGGACCTTCCAGACCAGCGCTCGCCTCGTCACGGTGGACGAGCGCGCTCGCTACGAGTGCGTCTTCCAGCTGGACGGCGTCCGGGAAGAAGTCATCACCCCGCTGAACTTCGCCAAGGTGCTTAGCAACGAGCACATTG AAAGGAGGAACACGGCGATGGCCATCGCCATTCCCCCGGTCCTCATTGCTCTGGCCGCCGCTATTGCCGTCGTCTTTTTCGTCAAGCGCAAACGAGGTAAAGGACCTCTGCTCAGCGATTTTCACGTCAACCGTCACAAATACGGTCCA GAGGAGGAAAAGGGGGGCACAGGGGCACAGGGAACTTAG